The genomic window CCTACCTGTGGACGTTTTGCTATGCCGTCAACATGCTGCTTGATCAGAAGGGTCGTCAACCTAACCAACGCTATTATCACTTTGTGTGGCTTATTTCTGCTCTTCTCACTGGCACGAGCATCTTCTTGATTCTCTACGAGCGCAAAGGCGTCTGTACTGTGTGCGATCGACTTCAATATTCATATATCACGTCATATTGGGTGCCCTTGGCTCTCGTGATGATTGGAAATCCAATTCTCTATGCAGCGAGTCTCCGTCGCTATAAGAAGAACCTTCGAGAACGCGGCAGGTACACTACGACACAATGGAAACAATTTGACGCAGCTAAATCCAAATTTATTGCTATGATCCTTGTTTTCTATTTCTGCTGGTGGACGAGTTTCCTGGTGCTCGGCGTTAGCGTGAGCGAGAGCTGTAAGCCGAAAGGAGAGTTCCACGGCACCCTGCTCATTATCAGTGCCTTCTTTAATCCACTCCAGGGACTGCTCAACTGGTTCGTCTACGGAAAAACCGACTGTTTCGAACGACTAAGATCTTTTCGATATTACCTACTGAGTGAAGATGAGAATATCAAGAGATCAAGACAAAGCTCCGAGTCAGTTCCGTCGCCACCAGTATCAAGACAAGATACACCCCTGTCTCTTCCAAACAATAGCGAGCTAATTCAAAGTGGATCGTATGAAGCAAcaagtgaagaaaacgctttcgTGTAAACATTGTTGACTCTAATGACGTAAAGAAAGTAGACGAATTCTTTTTTCATATAATATCTTACCTCTAGAGGTCTCGTCTCACTTTCTCTCACTTTTTTAGCTGCTGTACACTTTTTCGACGCTTTCCTGGCCGAAACTGAGACCGGAAACAGGAAGCACGTGCTGAGAGTGAAACCCTGTCTTCTGTCAGTGTCTCGTGACATCCCCGCCACAAGCGGAACACCTGCTCTCCCCATGGCGTCACCAGAAGGCGAATCGTTCTACTGCATCACTCTAGGGACCTTATCAGAAGAGAGAGGCCAACTGTACGCCTATGCAAGCATAGGAACGGCTTTCCTCGGCTTCATCGGCTCCCTCCTCCAAATTGTCGCCTGGTATCCAAGTCTCAGACAACATGAGACAAACGAAAGCAACAGGTCATTACAGCCTCACGCTTCAATTATCTTCTGGCTTGCTGTATCCGACTACTTGGCCTGTGTGCTCGTCATTGTGAAGAGCATCGCCTTTCTGCTTATTCAGCGACCTGATCCACAAGAGACAGTTGACTATAAGGCTGTCTATTCATCTTACAGGCTCTGGGGCATTCCTGTTGAGTACGCGGAACGCTACTTTTACGTGTGTACCTACCTGTGGACGTTTTGCTatgccgtcgacgtgctGCTCACTCTGAAGAATCGTCAACCAAAAAAACGCTATTATCATTTGGTGTGGCTTATTTCTGCTCTTCTCACTGGCACAAGCGTCTTTTGGATTCTCTACGAGCGCACAAGCAGATGCACGGTGTGCAATCGACTTCAATATTCATATATCACGTCTTTTTGGGTGCCCTTGGCTCTCGTGATGATTGGAAATCCAATTCTCTATGCAGCGAGTCTCCATCGCTATAACAAGAACCTTCGAGAACGCGGCAGGTACACTACAACACAATGGCAACAATTTGACGCAGCTAAATCCAAATTTGTTGCTATGATCATTGTTTTCTACTTCTGCTGGTGGACGAGTTTCCTGGTGCTCGGCGTTAGCGTGAGCGAGAGCTGCAAGCCGAAAGGAGAGTTCCACGGCACCATGCTCATTATCAGTGCCTTCTTCAATCCACTCCAGGGATTGCTCAATTGGTTCGTCTACGGAAAAACCGACTGTTTCGAGCGGCTGAAATCTCTTCGATATCACCTACTGAGACGCAGCTCAGTTCTGTCGTCATCAGTCTCAAGAGAAGATACGCCTCTGTCTCTTCCGGAGGATAACGAGTGTATCGTACGAAGCAGCAAGTGAAGAAGTCATCTTGGTGTAAACCTTTCATGACtctaatgacgtcaagaaagtAGACGAGTTCCTTACCACTCCCACTTTGTCCCCACGAGACTTGTTGTATTGCGTTGTGAAACATTCCCCCGCCGGCGATGGCCTCTCCTGACGCGATCGCGTTCATCTGCCTGCCGCAGGACTTTCTCTCCTATCGCAAAGGCTCTATCTACGCCGATATTAGCGTCGCGTCCGCTCTACTCGGAATGGCGGGTTCTTTGtatcttctcttcgtttggaATCCGCACTCGCgcgagaatcgtcgtcaattgcCATCGAAAATCTCGCCGCCCATCGCTCCGAACAAGACAATACTCTTCAGTCTCGCTCTATCCGACGCGCTCGCCTGTTTCTTCGTCATTCTCAAGTCGTTCGCCTTGTTTATCATTTCTCGGCCCGAACACTCCGGCGACAGCCTCGCAAAGGAAAGCTACGCCTACTGGGGCCACCCTCTAGCGACTCTCCTTCGCTATTGGTACCAGTGCACCTTCCTGTGGACTTTCTGCTTCTCGCTGGACGTCTATCTTCAAGTGACGCACCGAAACGTCCGCAACGCGCTTTATCATCTCGTCtggatcgtcgccgcgctaAACATCGCCGTCGGAACGGTTCCAATCGCTCTAGAATTCCACAGCACGTGCCCAAACGAGACGCACTGGGAAATGAAACTCGCCTACGTGCCCATTTGGGTCGCGCCACTTCTCGTCACCGCAATCGGCTCGCCCATTCTATACGCGCTCGCCTATCGTCGCATTAGAAGCTATCTACGCCAAGGAAATTTCTACACGGACAACGAACGACGCTTTCTCAACGCATTTCGCTGGAAATTCGTATTggtcatcgtcttcttttaccTGTGCTGGTGGGAGTCGCTCGCACGCATCGTACTTTACTACGCACACACGTCTAAGCGGCTTTGGTACGCATCAGCCGCCTTTAATCCTTTACAAGGTCTTTTCAACGCTTTTATCTACGGTCGGcatcgattttttcgtcggcTCGCTACCGGCAATCTCGCCACGTTGACAACGTACGGAACTATCATTCAACAGTCTATGGATTCAAACGACGATAATTACAGTTCTGATTCAGGATGGAATTCGAGTGTGAGCGTCAGCGGAAATTTCAAGGAGGTCATCGACGACACTGACTACGATAGTGACAACAATAGTAGATCTATATACAAGTTGTAGAGAGTCTAATCCTGTCTAGTTAGGACAACTATGTACAACTCTGATGTTTTTTTCCTCTACGTGCAAGGGTCTCCGTTTTCGCTTCGGCTTCGCGTTTCCGCGATTAGTCTAAGGCATTTATCGAGGCCCGTCTTACTGGCGACCATATGAGACAATCCCATTGCTTCGACGCCGTTGACGAGCGGATTGAGCCACGTGGACGAACGGCGTGTCGACGGGACGATGTTGCAGCCGCGAGGAAGGTAAAGCGAGAAGACGGCATCGAGAGCTTCGTCCAATGTCACATCACTAATATCATCAGCAGACAAATcttatatacatatataaaaataaatattggAGATTTGGTGTgagaaatcttttttttattacttTTTGTGACCGCCGTCAAAGCGTCGTTGATTTCTTTCATCTGGGGATAGTGACCGCATTTATTGAAGAACGTTTTAAAGAAACGTCGCTTGAGTCGTCCGTCTTCAGCTAGAGCAGCAAACACTTGACAGTAAgctatagaagaaaaaagtctaAAACGTAGAACTAATCAAAATCGAAAAGCTTGCCGTTTCGCCGTTGAACGTATTCCTTCAAGTGAACGAATGAGGAGTTGGAGACGACATTAGAACCGTGCACTATCTGCAGTCGAACAACTCGGCGATAGTAgtctttgacgacgtcgcgatcgcAAAACCCGCTCCACACactctaaagagaaaaaaataaagagatCATAAATTACATAAATGATACTATTCCTCACTTCTGCGAGAAAATCCTTCCTCGCCTTTCTCTCCCTATATCCTTTCCATATcctgttaattaattaaaaatactATAAAACCTCCCctccttgattctaagcCACTGACTTTTGTATAGCAACAGCTGCCTGTTCCTGCACTTTGAGTGGCACTTCGTTCTTATGAAAAGCCCTGAAAACATTCCCCGGTATTATCAAAAATCGTCTTATTTGTGTTCGCGTACCTTCGTATGTCCGTGTGCGCCTTGACTTCCTTCAATGAAGCCATTCGCTTTCGATGGGTTTTATACAGTTCGGCGTGCTTTCGTTCTTGCTCTTTTCGACGCTGTTCCTCTCTACGCCACATCGTTTTTTGATGCTCCGTCGACCAGCTGGGATCGATTGGCGATCGATGTTCCGCGAGCCGACCCGCAATCTCCTTTTTACGCGAGAGAAAGTAGCGAAAATTTCTAGAAAAATAAACGGAGTCGATCGCGCGATTTTTTGAGAGAGAAGGATTTTCGCACCTCTGCATCACTCTTGccgctctttctcgtcgcgttttctccGCCTGTTTTCGCTCTTTCTTATCGGATTGGTCGCGAAAGAGCTGCTGAATGTTTACGGCCAATTTGGCCTCGTGCAACTTCCACGTTTCCGGATCCATCAAATCCTACacaaaaaagtaaaaatCGTTCTTCTGTGAAGAGAAGTCACACCTACCTTTAAATTCTCCgtgctccttttcttcttttccgccTCTCTCAACGTCGCACTCCTTCCCGCCGAAAGACTCCGACTGTGAAGCCGCGATCGAGCGGACGACGGACGAGCGGACGACGGACGAGGCGTCGTCACAAGAGCCGACGCGGCGGACGACGGTCGAGGCGAGgacatcgacgagaacgaagccgacAAACGCGGACCAAACGGAGACGGCgatctaaaacaaaaaatagatCATCAAATGAAGAATTTGTAATTAAATACCTTGATAAGTTGGTCATTGTCATAGGCGGCGCTTCAATTACAATGCTCGGAGTTCCTGTACGAATTCGTCCATCCAAAGACTCGTAACGGGGTTCTAGGACACTTACCGAATACTGACGGCGATGACGCGACTCTGTAGCTAATGTCATCTCCCTCACAAAGATCCTTAGAAAAAACAGACAATCGTTTTTAGCACAAGAGTGACGATCGTTCTCATCAACTTTTACAAATgagcgacgatcgtttctcATCagctttttaattaaaaaaaattgacgatcGTTCTCATCAAGAAAATAACTAAGTTTAGTGTACACAAATGTCTAGTCTCACCGATTCCAGTCCAATTTCGCTCTTACACTGCCTCGCATCTGCTGACATCTGACGCCGCAACACCGTTTTCCTACGCGCGACTCtccttatttatttatttattaatcttctcaaaaagaaatcgcttACTTTGGCCGTCCGTTCCCGATTGTCATCCGCTTTACTCTCATCGTCGCCTTCAACTCGCGTCCCGCctttcgatcgacgaacgacgtcgccggtaTGCAGCGCGTCAGCGCGACGGGTTGCGTGTGCAAACGCGGCGTCAATCGCTGAGCGGCGTTCGCGCAACGCTGCGCCGTACGCTTCATGTACGTActtccgccgacgccgtccgCCGTCCAACAATATCGTCcaggacgacgtcgaacggaCGACGGAGACgcactaaaaaataaataaataaataaataaataaataaataaattgagcgtacctttttctttttggagCGTCGCTTGACGgcgttggcggcggcggaacggcGTGAGAATCGCGCACTGACGACACGTCATCAATGCTGTCTGTGATGGAGAAAAGACCGGATGTCGCCGACTCCGTAACGATGGATTGAGAAGTGAGAAGCGAGCCACATGACGCATCCAAATCATTTCCCCCATCGTCCCACGCTTCTTTCTTAGAAATAATCGGACGCTCTTTCGGAGATATCGTTCTCAAtgaaacgtttctttttctcgtcgacttttGAACGTCCGATctcttcgaatcgacgtcggccaacgtcgtcgaatccggAAATAACGCCGGTCTGACGGCGTGCGAGCGACCGACGATTCCGCGTACGACGTACGGCTGACGATCGCCGGCGTCGTAaccctcgtcgtcgcaactGTCCGCCatcgacgatgatgacgtcagaacggATTTCGTTGTTGGAGTCTCGACTTTTTGTGGATCTTCCGTATTGCGTGCATTCGCAATTGCCTGTACAACGATATCATCCATGTCGAAGTCGACAACCGAGTCTCCTTGTGAGAGTGCGTTCATGTATTGGTCTTCGTTGACGCTGCTCAAATAGCGATCTCTCACTATTGCAATAAAGTTATGTCGATTAAAATGTCACGTGTGTGTGCTGACCTGGACGCGAGTGCATCAGCCTGGCTATGTATTGGCTAGTGAAGCTATTCTCTTCATCATGTTTTGGACTATTAACGgggacgtcgacgtcgtgaatTTCtacctcttcctcctcctccatcaTTCCCAAATGAGCGTATCCCTAGCGTTATGTACCCAACGAAagattatttttcttagtgTAAACTCACCTCAGATGTGCCGCCTGATGATGTATGATAGTGAGCTTTCTGCACGGTCAACGTTTCAGAGAGTAATTCAGCCGTCACCACTCGCCTCTACACCAGAAATAGCCGCTTCAAAAAAGAGGCCAACTACCTCAAATTAAAACCCAGACACTCTTTAATAAAAACTGTCTGGGTTTTCTGTCTGGGTTTAATCAAAAACACACCTCTAGTGTAAAACGGCCCCACCTAAGTCAATGAATGGTTTCGGATCCTCCCTTCCCTTCTCCCCCCAGCTAAAAGTTCACGTTACCTGGCGCGAAGTGTTCAATGTCCACTGGCTCTTTCCTCGACTCTTTCcattcgtctccttttccgCTGAGGCGCTCTTGAACCAGACAGAACAACAAGTGCCGTTGCCCGTAGATACATTTTAA from Oscarella lobularis chromosome 1, ooOscLobu1.1, whole genome shotgun sequence includes these protein-coding regions:
- the LOC136193869 gene encoding uncharacterized protein isoform X1, whose amino-acid sequence is MAAARRDVELLKNSKLMSRSEFGTMVRALDAHFSSVDVARRPSRDHRKETSRTFYHLLLKMLYEVTLTATPRKQMDDLKRVHKWFEANRSQWETPSSASAEKETNGKSRGKSQWTLNTSRQRRVVTAELLSETLTVQKAHYHTSSGGTSEGYAHLGMMEEEEEVEIHDVDVPVNSPKHDEENSFTSQYIARLMHSRPVRDRYLSSVNEDQYMNALSQGDSVVDFDMDDIVVQAIANARNTEDPQKVETPTTKSVLTSSSSMADSCDDEGYDAGDRQPYVVRGIVGRSHAVRPALFPDSTTLADVDSKRSDVQKSTRKRNVSLRTISPKERPIISKKEAWDDGGNDLDASCGSLLTSQSIVTESATSGLFSITDSIDDVSSVRDSHAVPPPPTPSSDAPKRKSASPSSVRRRPGRYCWTADGVGGSTYMKRTAQRCANAAQRLTPRLHTQPVALTRCIPATSFVDRKAGRELKATMRVKRMTIGNGRPKRVARRKTVLRRQMSADARQCKSEIGLESDLCEGDDISYRVASSPSVFGTPSIVIEAPPMTMTNLSRSPSPFGPRLSASFSSMSSPRPSSAASALVTTPRPSSARPSSARSRLHSRSLSAGRSATLREAEKKKRSTENLKDLMDPETWKLHEAKLAVNIQQLFRDQSDKKERKQAEKTRRERAARVMQRNFRYFLSRKKEIAGRLAEHRSPIDPSWSTEHQKTMWRREEQRRKEQERKHAELYKTHRKRMASLKEVKAHTDIRRAFHKNEVPLKVQEQAAVAIQKIWKGYRERKARKDFLAESVWSGFCDRDVVKDYYRRVVRLQIVHGSNVVSNSSFVHLKEYVQRRNAYCQVFAALAEDGRLKRRFFKTFFNKCGHYPQMKEINDALTAVTKNLSADDISDVTLDEALDAVFSLYLPRGCNIVPSTRRSSTWLNPLVNGVEAMGLSHMVASKTGLDKCLRLIAETRSRSENGDPCT
- the LOC136193869 gene encoding uncharacterized protein isoform X2 is translated as MAAARRDVELLKNSKLMSRSEFGTMVRALDAHFSSVDVARRPSRDHRKETSRTFYHLLLKMLYEVTLTATPRKQMDDLKRVHKWFEANRSQWETPSSASAEKETNGKSRGKSQWTLNTSRQRRVVTAELLSETLTVQKAHYHTSSGGTSEGYAHLGMMEEEEEVEIHDVDVPVNSPKHDEENSFTSQYIARLMHSRPVRDRYLSSVNEDQYMNALSQGDSVVDFDMDDIVVQAIANARNTEDPQKVETPTTKSVLTSSSSMADSCDDEGYDAGDRQPYVVRGIVGRSHAVRPALFPDSTTLADVDSKRSDVQKSTRKRNVSLRTISPKERPIISKKEAWDDGGNDLDASCGSLLTSQSIVTESATSGLFSITDSIDDVSSVRDSHAVPPPPTPSSDAPKRKSASPSSVRRRPGRYCWTADGVGGSTYMKRTAQRCANAAQRLTPRLHTQPVALTRCIPATSFVDRKAGRELKATMRVKRMTIGNGRPKKTVLRRQMSADARQCKSEIGLESDLCEGDDISYRVASSPSVFGTPSIVIEAPPMTMTNLSRSPSPFGPRLSASFSSMSSPRPSSAASALVTTPRPSSARPSSARSRLHSRSLSAGRSATLREAEKKKRSTENLKDLMDPETWKLHEAKLAVNIQQLFRDQSDKKERKQAEKTRRERAARVMQRNFRYFLSRKKEIAGRLAEHRSPIDPSWSTEHQKTMWRREEQRRKEQERKHAELYKTHRKRMASLKEVKAHTDIRRAFHKNEVPLKVQEQAAVAIQKIWKGYRERKARKDFLAESVWSGFCDRDVVKDYYRRVVRLQIVHGSNVVSNSSFVHLKEYVQRRNAYCQVFAALAEDGRLKRRFFKTFFNKCGHYPQMKEINDALTAVTKNLSADDISDVTLDEALDAVFSLYLPRGCNIVPSTRRSSTWLNPLVNGVEAMGLSHMVASKTGLDKCLRLIAETRSRSENGDPCT
- the LOC136196916 gene encoding G-protein coupled receptor 143-like, producing MASPDAIAFICLPQDFLSYRKGSIYADISVASALLGMAGSLYLLFVWNPHSRENRRQLPSKISPPIAPNKTILFSLALSDALACFFVILKSFALFIISRPEHSGDSLAKESYAYWGHPLATLLRYWYQCTFLWTFCFSLDVYLQVTHRNVRNALYHLVWIVAALNIAVGTVPIALEFHSTCPNETHWEMKLAYVPIWVAPLLVTAIGSPILYALAYRRIRSYLRQGNFYTDNERRFLNAFRWKFVLVIVFFYLCWWESLARIVLYYAHTSKRLWYASAAFNPLQGLFNAFIYGRHRFFRRLATGNLATLTTYGTIIQQSMDSNDDNYSSDSGWNSSVSVSGNFKEVIDDTDYDSDNNSRSIYKL
- the LOC136193791 gene encoding G-protein coupled receptor 143-like is translated as MASPEGESFYCITLGTLSEERGQLYAYASIGTAFLGFIGSLLQIIAWYPSRRQRGTNESNNSEPHASIIFWLAVSDYFACVLVIVKSVAFLLIQRPDPKTVDYQPVYTYYRLWGIPVEYVERYFYVCTYLWTFCYAVNMLLDQKGRQPNQRYYHFVWLISALLTGTSIFLILYERKGVCTVCDRLQYSYITSYWVPLALVMIGNPILYAASLRRYKKNLRERGRYTTTQWKQFDAAKSKFIAMILVFYFCWWTSFLVLGVSVSESCKPKGEFHGTLLIISAFFNPLQGLLNWFVYGKTDCFERLRSFRYYLLSEDENIKRSRQSSESVPSPPVSRQDTPLSLPNNSELIQSGSYEATSEENAFV